The Oscillospiraceae bacterium genome contains a region encoding:
- a CDS encoding ATP-binding cassette domain-containing protein, whose product MVELKNVTKLYGKKAAANNVTFSVEKGEIVGFLGPNGAGKTTTMNILTGYLSATSGSAKIDGIDILDNPIEAKKRIGFLPETPPLYLDMTVGEYLSFVYSLKECKLPKKKHLDDICNVVGIKDVYNRVIKNLSKGYKQRVGIAQALVGNPPVLIFDEPTVGLDPKQIIDIRNLIRGLGKSHTIILSSHILPEVQAVCDRIIIINKGVIVANEKAENISQIVSNRFKVLAKICGPAEAVLRALRSMPEVTYAEILSNASSDDSVSYLIQSSASVDIRKPLFYMLCEKGWPLVGLESAGASLEDIFINLVDNTNRQKKEGAE is encoded by the coding sequence TTGGTAGAACTTAAGAATGTAACCAAGCTGTACGGCAAAAAAGCCGCCGCCAACAATGTCACTTTCAGCGTTGAAAAAGGCGAAATCGTGGGATTTCTCGGTCCCAACGGTGCAGGCAAAACAACCACAATGAATATTCTTACCGGTTACCTTTCCGCCACGAGCGGAAGCGCAAAAATAGACGGTATAGATATACTTGACAACCCCATAGAAGCAAAAAAGAGAATAGGATTTTTGCCCGAAACTCCCCCGCTTTATCTGGATATGACGGTAGGTGAATACCTGTCCTTTGTATACTCCCTGAAGGAGTGCAAGCTGCCCAAGAAAAAACATCTTGATGACATTTGCAATGTTGTTGGCATAAAGGATGTGTATAACCGCGTTATCAAAAATCTTTCCAAGGGCTATAAACAGCGTGTTGGTATTGCACAGGCACTTGTGGGAAATCCGCCCGTACTCATATTCGACGAGCCTACGGTAGGTCTGGACCCCAAACAGATAATCGATATCAGAAACCTCATACGCGGATTGGGCAAAAGCCACACCATAATTCTTTCCTCACACATACTCCCCGAGGTACAGGCAGTGTGCGACAGAATAATTATTATAAACAAAGGTGTTATAGTTGCCAATGAAAAGGCGGAAAATATATCTCAGATAGTCTCCAACCGCTTCAAAGTGTTGGCTAAGATATGCGGTCCCGCGGAAGCTGTGCTTCGTGCTCTGCGCTCCATGCCGGAGGTCACCTATGCTGAAATCCTCAGCAATGCCTCGTCGGACGACAGCGTTTCGTACCTTATCCAGTCCTCAGCTTCTGTCGACATACGCAAACCGCTTTTCTACATGCTGTGTGAAAAGGGCTGGCCGCTTGTGGGACTTGAAAGCGCAGGCGCAAGTCTTGAAGATATATTCATAAATCTTGTTGACAACACCAACCGTCAGAAAAAGGAGGGTGCCGAATAA
- a CDS encoding ABC transporter: MGAIFKRELISYFTSPIGYIFMAVYLAISGAVFCFTTLAMANSTVGMYFMIMIFFYIILIPLLTMKLLSEEKKLKTEQILLTAPVSLFEVIFAKFLAAYVLFAGTFLISCLEFGVLYLYSDQINTAVIISGSVGVLFIGGAFIAIGLFVSSLTENQLISAILSIFAIFCMLALGLVSSGIDFEPLRILVKWLSVFDRYNDFSYGLFSLSAIFYYISIIVVFLFLTIRIYEKRRWE; the protein is encoded by the coding sequence ATGGGTGCTATTTTCAAGCGTGAGCTTATTTCCTATTTCACCTCCCCCATCGGTTATATATTCATGGCGGTATATCTTGCCATTTCAGGCGCGGTATTCTGCTTTACCACTCTTGCCATGGCAAACAGTACGGTGGGAATGTATTTTATGATAATGATATTTTTCTACATCATACTCATTCCGCTCCTGACAATGAAGCTGTTAAGCGAGGAAAAAAAGCTTAAAACCGAGCAAATACTTCTTACCGCTCCCGTAAGCCTTTTTGAAGTGATTTTTGCAAAATTTCTTGCAGCATATGTTCTCTTTGCGGGAACATTTCTGATTTCATGTCTGGAATTCGGCGTTTTGTATCTGTACAGCGACCAGATAAACACCGCTGTTATAATTTCCGGCTCTGTGGGAGTACTGTTTATCGGCGGTGCATTTATCGCCATCGGGCTTTTCGTTTCTTCGCTTACGGAAAACCAGCTTATTTCCGCAATACTTTCAATTTTTGCTATTTTCTGCATGCTGGCACTGGGTCTGGTTTCCTCGGGAATCGATTTCGAGCCATTGAGAATACTTGTCAAATGGCTGTCGGTATTTGACCGCTACAACGATTTTTCCTACGGTCTGTTCAGCCTGAGTGCAATATTCTATTATATTTCCATAATTGTTGTTTTTCTGTTTTTAACCATAAGAATTTACGAAAAGAGAAGATGGGAGTGA
- a CDS encoding RpiB/LacA/LacB family sugar-phosphate isomerase codes for MKRVKDKEILVGADFAGFPLKEAVVEHLVNKGWKVTDIGVKADSDPDDTDLMFHRVGLRAGAMISEGEFERALLFCGTGMGIHIAASKCPHVHAGVVESVPAALRAITGNGVNVLAMGAFYVAPKMGCDIADAYLNAELGSGYEWWYNFYEFHKLAIDELEAFDYEEYKKNGFKVNKLGDFPLKLETKPEE; via the coding sequence ATGAAAAGAGTTAAAGACAAAGAAATACTTGTAGGTGCCGATTTTGCGGGATTTCCGCTCAAAGAAGCTGTTGTTGAGCATCTGGTGAATAAGGGATGGAAGGTTACCGATATTGGCGTAAAAGCGGATTCTGACCCTGATGACACTGACCTTATGTTCCACCGAGTGGGACTGCGTGCGGGCGCCATGATTTCCGAGGGCGAATTTGAGCGGGCGCTCCTTTTCTGCGGTACGGGTATGGGAATACATATAGCCGCATCGAAATGTCCTCACGTACATGCGGGTGTTGTTGAAAGCGTTCCCGCGGCACTGCGTGCAATCACAGGTAACGGAGTGAATGTACTTGCCATGGGCGCGTTCTATGTTGCACCCAAAATGGGCTGCGATATTGCCGATGCATATCTCAACGCCGAATTGGGAAGCGGTTACGAATGGTGGTATAATTTCTATGAATTCCATAAGCTCGCCATTGATGAGCTTGAGGCTTTCGATTACGAAGAATACAAGAAAAACGGTTTTAAGGTCAATAAACTGGGCGATTTTCCGTTAAAGCTTGAAACCAAGCCGGAAGAATAA
- a CDS encoding MBL fold metallo-hydrolase: protein MKLTYLGTAASEGMPAVFCNCKYCVEARRLGGKNIRTRSQTLINNDMLIDFPADTYHHFLTNGIEGDLIKYLVITHAHEDHFYKDDLLIRGGAYAKEMRVPTLKVFCSGYTAKMFSSAPKNVEINVIKAFDTVQVDGYRITALPARHMPEGEALIYIIEGDKTLLYAHDTGYFYEEVFSYIEENKKVFDMVSLDCTNVDIPAGKGSHMDFANIKEVLERLSGMGAVNDKTIKYVNHFSHNGNPIHHIIEENAKQYGCLVAYDGCQVNI, encoded by the coding sequence ATGAAGCTTACATATCTTGGCACAGCGGCGTCGGAGGGAATGCCTGCTGTTTTTTGTAACTGTAAATATTGTGTTGAGGCAAGAAGGCTGGGCGGAAAAAATATTCGTACCCGTTCACAGACGCTGATTAATAATGATATGCTCATTGATTTTCCTGCCGATACATACCACCATTTTCTTACTAACGGTATTGAAGGAGATCTGATAAAATATCTTGTAATAACTCATGCACATGAGGATCATTTTTATAAGGATGACCTTCTCATAAGAGGCGGTGCCTATGCAAAGGAAATGAGAGTTCCCACTCTTAAGGTGTTTTGTTCCGGCTACACTGCAAAAATGTTTTCGTCTGCCCCCAAGAATGTGGAAATAAATGTTATAAAGGCATTTGACACTGTACAGGTCGACGGCTACCGAATAACCGCACTGCCTGCAAGACACATGCCGGAGGGCGAGGCATTGATATACATAATCGAAGGGGATAAAACACTGCTTTACGCCCATGATACGGGATATTTTTATGAAGAAGTATTTTCGTATATTGAAGAGAACAAAAAGGTGTTCGATATGGTGAGCCTGGATTGCACAAATGTGGATATTCCCGCCGGAAAGGGCTCTCACATGGACTTTGCCAACATTAAAGAGGTGCTTGAAAGACTTTCGGGAATGGGAGCGGTTAACGATAAGACGATTAAATATGTAAACCATTTTTCTCATAACGGAAACCCTATCCACCACATTATAGAAGAAAATGCAAAACAATACGGATGTCTTGTGGCATACGACGGATGTCAGGTGAATATATAA
- a CDS encoding ABC transporter substrate-binding protein gives MKKVILPFFILLFTLFALVSCNTDDELVKVSVNEVTHSVFYAPQYVAINKGFFEDEGLEIEFATGEGADKVMAAVLSGSVDIGFSGPEAAIYVYNEGREDQPMVFAQLTQRDGAFLVGREPQEDFKFTDLKGKHVLPGRRGGVPFMTFEYVLKENGLDTTNDLKFDDSIQFAMLAGAFTGGTGDYVALFEPVASTLEKEGRGHIVASIGEAGGDIPYTAYYANKSFIEENPDVIQKFTNAIYRAQQWIREAPAEEVAKAIQPSFPDTELDILTTVVERYISIDAWCATPVMNEPSFMRLQEIISTAGELDRKVPFEAVVDNSFAQNAVK, from the coding sequence ATGAAAAAAGTCATTTTACCTTTTTTTATTCTTTTATTCACACTGTTTGCACTTGTAAGCTGTAACACCGACGATGAGCTTGTAAAAGTAAGTGTAAACGAGGTAACACATTCGGTATTCTATGCACCGCAGTATGTTGCAATCAACAAGGGATTTTTTGAGGACGAGGGACTGGAGATTGAATTTGCCACCGGCGAGGGTGCGGACAAGGTTATGGCAGCGGTACTTTCCGGGTCGGTGGACATAGGTTTTTCGGGGCCCGAGGCAGCAATATACGTTTACAACGAGGGCAGAGAGGATCAGCCCATGGTGTTTGCACAGCTTACTCAGCGCGACGGCGCATTCCTTGTGGGGCGCGAGCCGCAAGAGGATTTCAAGTTCACCGACTTGAAGGGCAAGCACGTTCTTCCCGGCAGACGCGGCGGAGTACCCTTTATGACCTTTGAATACGTGCTCAAAGAGAATGGTCTGGACACAACCAACGACCTCAAATTTGATGACAGCATACAGTTTGCCATGCTGGCAGGAGCATTTACAGGTGGAACCGGCGATTATGTAGCTTTGTTTGAACCCGTAGCCTCTACGCTTGAAAAAGAAGGCAGAGGACACATCGTAGCATCCATCGGCGAAGCGGGCGGTGATATTCCATACACAGCTTATTATGCCAACAAGAGCTTTATCGAAGAGAATCCCGATGTGATTCAAAAATTCACTAACGCCATTTACCGTGCACAGCAATGGATACGCGAAGCTCCCGCCGAGGAGGTTGCAAAGGCAATTCAGCCCTCTTTCCCCGACACAGAGCTTGACATACTTACTACTGTTGTGGAGCGTTACATTTCCATTGATGCATGGTGTGCTACACCTGTTATGAATGAGCCAAGCTTTATGCGTTTGCAGGAGATAATATCAACTGCCGGAGAGCTTGACAGGAAAGTCCCTTTTGAAGCAGTGGTAGACAACAGCTTTGCACAAAATGCAGTAAAATAA
- the gap gene encoding type I glyceraldehyde-3-phosphate dehydrogenase, whose protein sequence is MSVKVAINGFGRIGRLAFRQMFGAEGYEVVAINDLTKPSMLAGLLKYDTAQGGYCGKIGENLHTVEADDEANTLTVDGKVLKIYAEKDAKDLPWGQIGVDVVLECTGFYCSKDKSQAHIDAGAKKVVISAPAGNDLKTIVFSVNEKTLTADDKIISAASCTTNCLAPMAAALNKYAPIQSGIMSTIHAYTGDQMILDGPHRKGDMRRARAGAANIVPNSTGAAKAIGLVIPELNGKLIGSAQRVPVVTGSTTILTAVVKGTDVTVDGINAAMKAAASESFGYNTDPIVSSDVIGMKYGSLFDATQTMVAKIADDLYEVQVVSWYDNENSYTSQMVRTIKYFAEI, encoded by the coding sequence ATGTCAGTAAAAGTTGCTATTAATGGTTTCGGCCGTATCGGACGTCTCGCATTCCGTCAGATGTTCGGTGCTGAAGGCTATGAGGTTGTTGCAATCAATGACCTTACCAAGCCTTCCATGCTCGCAGGTCTTCTCAAGTACGACACCGCTCAGGGCGGCTACTGCGGCAAAATCGGTGAAAATCTTCACACTGTTGAAGCAGACGACGAAGCCAACACCCTCACCGTAGACGGTAAGGTTCTCAAGATTTATGCTGAAAAGGACGCTAAGGATCTTCCCTGGGGTCAGATCGGCGTAGACGTTGTTCTGGAGTGCACAGGTTTCTACTGCTCCAAGGACAAGTCTCAGGCTCACATCGATGCAGGTGCTAAGAAGGTTGTTATCTCTGCTCCCGCAGGCAACGACCTCAAGACCATCGTTTTCTCCGTAAACGAAAAGACCCTTACTGCAGATGACAAGATCATCTCTGCAGCTTCCTGCACCACCAACTGCCTGGCTCCCATGGCTGCTGCTCTTAACAAGTATGCTCCCATCCAGTCCGGTATCATGTCTACCATCCACGCTTACACCGGCGACCAGATGATTCTCGACGGTCCCCACAGAAAAGGCGATATGAGACGTGCAAGAGCAGGCGCTGCTAACATCGTTCCCAACTCCACCGGCGCTGCTAAGGCTATCGGTCTTGTTATTCCCGAACTCAACGGCAAGCTCATCGGCTCCGCACAGAGAGTTCCTGTGGTAACCGGCTCCACCACCATTCTCACCGCTGTTGTTAAGGGCACTGATGTTACCGTTGACGGTATCAATGCCGCAATGAAGGCTGCTGCTTCCGAATCCTTCGGCTACAACACCGATCCCATCGTTTCTTCCGACGTTATCGGTATGAAGTACGGTTCTCTCTTCGATGCAACTCAGACCATGGTTGCAAAGATTGCTGACGACCTTTACGAAGTACAGGTTGTTTCTTGGTACGACAACGAAAACTCCTACACCAGCCAGATGGTAAGAACCATCAAGTATTTCGCAGAAATATAA
- a CDS encoding ABC transporter permease, which yields MDGISPERAVYLKNKRRTKSRITMLRLGILIGFIILWEISSCLNMVDSFIMSSPSRIVKTLISVSENNILIHIGITFFETLTGFLLGSAMGILIAIVLWWNETVYRVSEPYLVVLNSLPKIALGPVIIIWVGAGQKAIIVMALAISLIVTVLEVLNGYAATDKQKIRMALSFGATKRIVFQKIVFPSNVATIFNSLKISIGLSLVGVIAGEFLVSKGGLGYLIVYGGQVFKMDLVMASVFILALMALVMYKCVIWLEKIILGAISPGKH from the coding sequence ATGGATGGTATTTCCCCCGAAAGGGCTGTATATCTGAAAAATAAACGCAGGACAAAGAGCAGGATAACCATGCTGAGACTGGGCATACTTATAGGTTTTATAATTCTGTGGGAGATTTCCTCTTGTCTGAACATGGTGGATTCTTTTATAATGAGCAGTCCGTCGAGGATAGTAAAAACCCTTATCTCGGTAAGTGAAAACAACATTCTGATTCATATAGGTATAACCTTTTTCGAAACGCTGACGGGTTTTCTGCTCGGTAGTGCCATGGGTATTCTTATTGCAATCGTTCTGTGGTGGAACGAAACTGTTTATCGCGTCAGCGAACCGTATCTGGTAGTGCTTAACAGTTTGCCGAAAATCGCACTGGGACCCGTTATAATAATATGGGTAGGTGCAGGTCAAAAAGCAATAATCGTGATGGCGCTTGCCATTTCACTCATTGTAACTGTGCTGGAGGTGCTCAACGGATATGCGGCAACCGATAAACAGAAAATACGCATGGCACTTTCCTTCGGGGCAACAAAACGGATAGTATTCCAAAAAATTGTATTTCCGTCAAATGTTGCCACCATATTCAATTCGCTCAAAATAAGCATAGGGCTTTCGCTTGTGGGAGTTATTGCGGGCGAATTTCTTGTTTCAAAGGGCGGGCTTGGATACCTTATCGTTTACGGCGGTCAGGTATTCAAGATGGATCTTGTCATGGCAAGTGTTTTTATACTGGCGTTGATGGCGCTGGTGATGTACAAATGCGTTATATGGCTTGAAAAAATAATTCTCGGCGCCATAAGTCCGGGAAAACACTGA
- a CDS encoding DUF4340 domain-containing protein, with translation MVMVSHRCNSSCHCRIRTYCLAETEAQIMLKKFIPIIVTLIAIAILIPIYLFIIQPALDDATDDTPSVGSHGEMLSNQGRPFIINPMDESQLNTIKVTNASGGFEFFRAADGEIYLRGAEQHLYNTELQKQLYTNTATYLLAMEKLEQHDELSTYGLSAENLSAVVEITDESGNYYRLIIGDKLATGGGYYVMLDGRDAVYVVDTMLEQSVFCSAKDYIFPLMVPAISQNDYYSISSFSLKKNGEQFVDIEKMTAEEESQSVIYGQYKMTYPTNYTPSAENMTIILQSFIEFTADKVLDYDIDEEKLAYYGFKTGMKYEINYSYNGVNYVLYFSGKTHNGTYYVYSPLFDLIGEISESKLPFLEWDLIKFVDRNIFMINIDNIASIDITYPNGSATFALTGEKEALSVTLNGSKVDTQNFRYFYKSLLSIVIDGYEAMPESIPPSMTLQLTTHNNQVMNFDFYEVGSLKAFFTLNGKGEFYVHRDHLRTVISNLSKLASGEKIEA, from the coding sequence ATGGTCATGGTTTCTCATCGGTGCAATTCCTCTTGCCATTGCCGCATCCGGACTTATTGTTTGGCTGAGACGGAGGCACAGATAATGTTGAAGAAGTTCATTCCGATTATAGTAACCCTTATTGCAATTGCAATCCTTATACCAATTTACCTTTTCATAATTCAGCCTGCTTTGGACGATGCAACCGACGATACTCCAAGTGTGGGTTCTCACGGAGAAATGCTCAGCAACCAGGGGCGCCCTTTCATCATCAATCCCATGGACGAATCCCAGCTCAATACCATCAAGGTTACAAATGCTTCAGGCGGATTTGAATTTTTCCGTGCAGCTGACGGCGAGATATATCTGCGCGGTGCAGAACAGCATCTTTACAACACCGAGCTGCAAAAACAGCTTTATACCAACACCGCCACATATCTCCTGGCAATGGAAAAGCTGGAGCAGCACGACGAGCTTTCGACCTACGGACTTTCGGCAGAAAACCTCTCCGCAGTTGTCGAAATAACCGACGAAAGCGGTAATTATTACCGTCTTATCATTGGCGACAAGCTGGCAACCGGCGGCGGATATTACGTTATGCTGGACGGCAGAGATGCAGTGTATGTAGTGGATACAATGTTGGAGCAGTCTGTATTTTGCAGTGCAAAAGATTATATTTTCCCGCTTATGGTGCCTGCCATCAGCCAGAATGACTATTACTCCATAAGCTCCTTTTCCCTTAAAAAGAATGGCGAGCAGTTTGTGGATATCGAAAAAATGACCGCCGAAGAAGAAAGTCAGAGTGTGATTTACGGTCAGTACAAAATGACCTATCCCACAAATTACACGCCCTCCGCGGAGAATATGACCATCATACTTCAAAGCTTTATTGAATTTACCGCAGACAAAGTGCTGGATTACGACATTGACGAAGAGAAGCTGGCATACTACGGCTTTAAAACAGGCATGAAGTATGAAATCAATTACAGCTACAACGGCGTCAACTATGTGCTATATTTCAGCGGAAAAACACACAATGGCACATACTATGTATACTCGCCTCTGTTTGACCTTATCGGAGAAATATCCGAGAGTAAGCTTCCTTTTCTCGAATGGGACCTTATAAAGTTTGTCGACCGCAATATTTTTATGATAAACATTGATAACATTGCAAGTATTGATATCACCTACCCCAACGGCTCCGCAACATTTGCACTGACAGGTGAAAAAGAAGCTCTTTCTGTCACACTCAACGGCAGCAAGGTGGACACACAGAACTTCAGGTATTTTTACAAATCACTCCTTTCCATTGTAATCGACGGATATGAAGCCATGCCCGAAAGCATTCCTCCCTCAATGACATTACAGCTCACAACGCACAACAATCAGGTTATGAATTTTGATTTCTATGAGGTGGGAAGTCTGAAAGCCTTCTTCACGTTGAACGGAAAAGGAGAATTTTACGTTCACCGCGACCACCTGCGTACCGTTATCAGCAATCTTTCTAAGCTTGCAAGCGGCGAAAAAATCGAAGCTTAA
- a CDS encoding ABC transporter ATP-binding protein → MFIGEILKSENLCCKYQADNGEVEALRDICFSINEGETVSIIGPSGCGKSTLLSIIAGLEKATSGTLLADGKPVDGVREDIGYMMQSDNLLDWRTIRRNVLLGLEIRGICTRENIEYADSLMEEYGLGEFSRKYPSQLSGGMRQRAALIRTLATRPRILLLDEAFSALDYQTRLKVSEDVWHILRREKMTTLMVTHDIPEAISFSDRIIVLTPRPASVHAIHTVDIPLTPMKRRNDSRFSGFFNLLWNEINQRG, encoded by the coding sequence ATTTTTATAGGAGAAATTTTGAAATCAGAAAACCTGTGTTGCAAATATCAAGCGGACAACGGAGAGGTGGAAGCTCTCAGGGATATTTGCTTTTCCATAAATGAGGGAGAGACCGTAAGCATAATCGGTCCGTCGGGATGCGGAAAATCCACGCTTCTTTCAATAATTGCCGGACTTGAAAAGGCAACAAGCGGAACTCTTCTTGCTGACGGCAAGCCTGTTGACGGAGTGCGTGAGGATATCGGCTACATGATGCAGTCAGACAACCTGCTGGATTGGCGCACAATACGCAGAAATGTGCTTTTGGGGCTTGAGATACGCGGAATATGCACACGTGAAAACATTGAATATGCCGACAGTCTCATGGAGGAATACGGTCTGGGCGAGTTCAGCCGTAAATATCCGTCTCAGCTTTCGGGCGGAATGCGTCAGCGCGCGGCACTCATACGAACGCTTGCCACACGTCCGCGTATACTGCTGTTGGACGAAGCATTTTCCGCATTGGATTATCAGACCCGTCTCAAGGTGAGTGAAGATGTGTGGCACATTCTGCGGCGTGAAAAAATGACCACACTTATGGTAACTCACGATATTCCCGAAGCCATCAGCTTTTCAGACAGAATAATAGTACTCACTCCCCGCCCTGCCTCGGTTCATGCAATACACACGGTGGACATACCTCTCACTCCCATGAAACGACGCAACGACAGCCGTTTTTCGGGATTTTTTAATCTCCTCTGGAATGAAATAAATCAGAGGGGGTGA